In Macadamia integrifolia cultivar HAES 741 unplaced genomic scaffold, SCU_Mint_v3 scaffold134, whole genome shotgun sequence, the following are encoded in one genomic region:
- the LOC122063491 gene encoding cytochrome P450 98A2-like produces MALISLLPIAIIFIFLSYNLYQRLRFKLPPGPRPLPVVGNLYDIKPVRFRCFAEWAEVYGPIISVYFGSTLNVIVSNSELAKEVLKEKDQQLADRPRSRSAAKFSRWADYGSQYVKVRKVCTLELFTPKRLEGLRPIREDEVTAIVESIFKDCTSPDNLGKSVLVKKYLSMVAFNNITRLALGKRFMNSEGILDKQGLEFKAVVANGLKLGASLAMAEQVPWLRWLFPLEEEAFAMHGARRDRLTRPIMEEHIAAHNKSGNAKQHFVDALLTLKEKYDLSEDTIICLLYGCDMITAGVDTTAITVEWAMAELIKNPRVQEKAQEELDRVVGIERVLTEADFSNLPYLQCVAKEALRLHPPSPLMLPHKANSHVKVGGYDIPKGTNIHVNVWVVARDPAVWKEPFKFRPERFLEEDVDMKDHDFRLLPFGGGRRVCPVAQFGINLLTSMLGHLLHHFHWAPPDGEKPGDIDMSENPGLVTYKRIPVQAVPMPRLPTHLYKRVAVDM; encoded by the exons ATGGCCctgatctctcttctccccatAGCCattatcttcatcttcctctcttACAACCTCTATCAACGGCTAAGATTTAAGCTTCCACCAGGCCCACGACCATTACCGGTCGTCGGAAACCTTTATGATATCAAGCCGGTGAGATTCCGGTGTTTCGCAGAGTGGGCAGAGGTTTATGGACCAATCATATCGGTCTACTTTGGTTCAACCTTAAATGTGATAGTCTCAAATTCAGAATTGGCTAAGGAAGTGCTTAAGGAGAAAGATCAACAATTAGCAGATAGGCCCAGAAGTAGATCTGCTGCCAAGTTTAGCAGATGGGCTGATTATGGGTCTCAGTATGTGAAAGTTAGGAAGGTCTGTACTCTTGAGCTTTTCACTCCTAAGAGGCTTGAAGGTCTTAGACCCATTAGAGAAGATGAAGTCACAGCCATTGTTGAATCCATCTTCAAAGACTGTACCAGCCCTG ATAACCTTGGGAAGAGTGTGCTTGTCAAGAAGTACTTAAGCATGGTAGCCTTTAACAACATAACAAGGCTTGCTCTTGGAAAGCGTTTTATGAATTCAGAAGGCATTTTAGATAAGCAAGGTTTGGAGTTCAAGGCAGTAGTGGCCAATGGATTGAAGCTTGGAGCATCACTTGCCATGGCAGAACAAGTCCCATGGCTCCGGTGGTTGTTCCCACTAGAAGAGGAGGCTTTTGCTATGCATGGAGCTCGAAGAGATCGACTTACTAGACCCATCATGGAAGAGCACATAGCTGCCCACAATAAGAGCGGCAACGCAAAGCAGCATTTTGTTGATGCACTCCTCACTCTTAAGGAGAAATACGATCTCAGTGAAGACACTATCATCTGTCTTCTATATGGGTGT GACATGATAACTGCAGGCGTGGACACCACTGCAATCACTGTTGAATGGGCTATGGCGGAGCTGATCAAGAACCCAAGGGTCCAAGAGAAGGCCCAAGAGGAGCTGGATCGGGTTGTCGGAATCGAGCGGGTCTTGACAGAGGCCGACTTCTCCAACCTCCCATACCTCCAATGTGTGGCCAAGGAGGCTCTGAGGTTGCATCCTCCAAGTCCACTAATGCTCCCCCACAAAGCCAATTCCCATGTCAAGGTTGGTGGCTATGACATCCCCAAGGGAACCAATATTCATGTTAATGTGTGGGTTGTTGCTCGAGACCCGGCCGTATGGAAGGAACCGTTTAAGTTCCGGCCCGAGCGATTCCTTGAGGAGGATGTTGACATGAAGGATCATGATTTCCGGCTACTACCATTTGGAGGGGGTCGACGGGTCTGTCCCGTGGCACAATTCGGCAT caaccTACTGACATCTATGTTGGGTCACTTGTTGCACCATTTCCATTGGGCTCCACCTGATGGGGAAAAGCCAGGGGATATTGACATGTCGGAGAACCCGGGTTTGGTCACCTACAAGAGGATCCCAGTACAAGCTGTCCCTATGCCGAGGTTGCCAACACACTTGTACAAACGTGTGGCTGTGGATATGTGA